The nucleotide sequence AGCAATGCGCGATGCAGGGATCGCCTTTGCAGTTGACCAAATTATCGACCTAGTTTCACAAGGGGTGGATGGAATCCATCTCTACACGATGAATCGAGCAGATATTGCTTGTAGAATTTATGAAGATACAAAGTCCGTGTTCAAGGCAGCAGAAGTTAAATAATAACAATATCAATTGTGAAAATCAAAAAGCTGATGAACTGTAAAGTTCATCAGCTTTTTCTATATCTATTACATAATCAATCGCACCACAGCCATCGAGATTACCCCTACGATTACAACCACCATTAAGCTTTTTGAAATTACACCACTAATAATGGTTGGAACTGAAGCAATTAAATTTTCAATGTTAAATGCTGGCCAGGCACCCTTTTGGTAAACCAACAAACTTTCCACAAAAATTGCGGTCAAGATTGCAACTGGAACAAAACTAAGAAAGCTCATCACTCCCTTAGAAATCTTAAACTTCTGAACAATAATAAACGGCACTACTCTAAGCAACCACGTTACTACCCCACTTGCAATAATCGTTCCATAAACATAACTAGTCACTTTTTCTCCACCACCATTCCGAAGAAACAACCAAGAATTGTTGCTACCAAAATTGCACTGTTACCAGGCATAAACCTCATTAATACAAAGACACACACTGCAACAAAACCGGCAACTTTAAGGTGCATTATTAATGGTTTGCTTCTATCAGTAATCATCTGAAGATAAAGCAGGCCAATGAACATTGCTACTACAGCAAAGTCTAGTCCTAATGTTTTGGGATCTGATACAGCACTACCTAAAATAGCTCCAATCGCAGTTGATAATGCCCATACTAAATATGCAACTATGTTTGCGGAATTGAACCAAGAGCTGTTTAACTTTCGTTCTGTGTAATTCATTTTGTTCATCGACAACGCAAAAGTTTCGTCAGTTAGTAATGTTCCAATCCCAATATTAGTAAGCATGTTTTCGCCCTTAAGATGCGGAGCGACCGTCATACTCATAAGACTCATCCGCGCATTAATCAAAAAAGTTGAAATTGTAATGGCCAATATGGGACTATGTGACAACATCATTGACACGATTAAAAATTGGGCTGAACCTGCATAAACCACTAGCGACATGATAAAGACAGAGATAATTGAGAGGCTCGCAGCTTTGGCAACCACCCCAAAAGCTAGTCCAACCCCAATGTAACCGACCAAGGTGGGTACGACATCCTTGAGTCCTGCTTTAAATGTAAGTTCCTGATCCAATGAATATCACTCCCACTTAATTAAAAAAGTTTTAATATTAATTATACCAACATAACCGTTGTTATCAACGAGTTTTTGAAACACAGTTTGTGAATTTGACATTGCTTATAGAAATGATAAGATATAAGTGTAGAGAGGGGTAGGCTCTTTAAACCGTAAGTCGTTAAATTAGGACGGAGGTTTTAATATGATTAACCTATATGTATCTTCAAGTAGTGCGTCGAGTCGTAAGGCAAAAGAATGGTTGGAAGCCAATGGTATTGAATTTAAAGAAAGAAATATCGGACGGAAACCACTTACGCGAGATGAAATTAAACAGCTCCTCTCTCTAACAGAAAATGGTAGTGAAGATATCGTATCTACCCGCGCAAGAATGTACGGCAAGATTAAGTCAAAAATCGATAACTTAACGCTATCACAGTTAATTGATGTGTTAGTGAAAAATCAGGAACTGATCAAGCGGCCGATCATTTTTAATGACCGAATCATGCAGATTGGGTTTAGCGAGGAAGATATCCGAGCTTTCCTACCGCGGAGTGTCCGGAAACAGAATTTAGAGTTAATGACCAAGAAGGCATTGACCGTATAAAAGGAGCGCCTAGGGCGCTCCTTTTTACTTGAACAATGTACGAATCAACAATCAAATTTCTTATAATTAGTCTTCCTAGTTTAGAATTGTTATAATGTAGATGTGAAAGATTCGACTAAACTAAAGGGGAGGATTACATGATTAAACTAAGCAACTACACCAGACTGATGGGGGTGTTAGGGGTTGCCATTATTGCGTCCATTTTAGAATTTATCTTGCACCAACAAATGACCGCTCAAATATTAATTACCATCGCTGGTTCGATAATCGCCCTACTCATGTTTATTGATATGATCAATACCTTGCGATCAGGAAAATTTGGTGTTGATTTACTGGCAATTACCGCTGTGATTGCAACGCTAGTAGTATCAGAATACTGGGCAGCATTAATTGTGTTACTGATGCTAACTGGTGGTGATGCCCTTGAAGATTATGCAGCTAGTAAAGCAAACAGCGAACTGCAAACCTTACTTGATCAATCACCGCAAACTGCGCATCTCATTAAACAAGATACAGTTTCGGACGTTAAGGTTGAACAGGTAAAAGTCGGCGATAGAATACTGGTTAAACCGGGGGAGGTTGTCCCCGTTGACGGAACAATTTTTTCAGGTTCTGCAACTGTAGATGAATCCTCGCTAACTGGCGAGTCTAGGCCAATAGATAAAACAGTCGGTGATCAGATTATGTCAGGATCGCTTAACCAAGATACTTCATTTAAAATGATGGCTGACAAATCGGCCAAAGATAGCCAGTACCAAAATATCATTAAATTAGTTAGGGAGGCTGAGGAGCACCCTGCTCCATTCGTAAGAATGGCTGACCGGTATGCTGTACCATTCACAATCGTGGCATATATTATTGCTGGGATTGCTTGGTACCTTTCTGGCGACCCGGTAAGGTTTGCTGAAGTATTGGTTGTTGCATCACCGTGTCCATTAATTCTTGCCGCTCCAATTGCTTTAGTTTCAGGAATGAGTCTCTCTTCTAGAAACGGAATCATCGTTAAGAGTGGAATTACTATCGAACAACTCTCTAAAGCTAAAACATTCGCATTTGATAAAACGGGAACCATTACTAAAGGTCAATTAACGGTTTCCGATATTTACTCAGTTAATGGCTACACAGATGAACAAGTTCTAAGTTTAGCCGCTAGTGCTGAGCAACAATCAGGTCACATCCTCGCCCGTTCCTTAGTAAAGGCAGCTTTGGGAAACATTCCTGAAGCAAGTGATGTCACCGAAGTAACCGCACAGGGTGTCCAAGCAACAATTGACGGTAAATTAGTCAAAGCCGGAAAGTCATCTTTTGTAAGCGAAGAAAGTTTTGAAACGGTTGATAAAACCGCTGTCTACGTTTCAGTTAACGGCAAATACGTTGGCTATGTAGCCTTCGAAGATGAACTTCGTCCTGAAGCAAAATCAGTTATGGATAGTTTGCATGACCTTGGGGCTAAAAACTTACTCATGATTTCGGGAGACAAATACCCAATTGCTAAGAAAATTGCCAATGCCGTTGACATTGATAAAGTTTATGCTGAAAAGTTGCCTAAGGAGAAAATCCAGGTACTTTCACAACTTGATAAACATGAAAAACCTGTCGTAATGGTCGGCGATGGGGTTAACGATGCTCCATCATTAGCAACTGCAGACGTGGGGATTGCAATGGGGGCTCACGGAGCTACAGCAGCCTCTGAATCAGCAGATGCAGTTGTTTTAAAAGATGACCTATCTCTAGTCAGCAAAGCCCGTCAAATTGCAGATCACACTATGGGCGTTGCTAAAAACGCGGTTTTAATTGGAATTG is from Lentilactobacillus curieae and encodes:
- a CDS encoding AzlD domain-containing protein; translation: MTSYVYGTIIASGVVTWLLRVVPFIIVQKFKISKGVMSFLSFVPVAILTAIFVESLLVYQKGAWPAFNIENLIASVPTIISGVISKSLMVVVIVGVISMAVVRLIM
- a CDS encoding AzlC family ABC transporter permease translates to MDQELTFKAGLKDVVPTLVGYIGVGLAFGVVAKAASLSIISVFIMSLVVYAGSAQFLIVSMMLSHSPILAITISTFLINARMSLMSMTVAPHLKGENMLTNIGIGTLLTDETFALSMNKMNYTERKLNSSWFNSANIVAYLVWALSTAIGAILGSAVSDPKTLGLDFAVVAMFIGLLYLQMITDRSKPLIMHLKVAGFVAVCVFVLMRFMPGNSAILVATILGCFFGMVVEKK
- a CDS encoding Spx/MgsR family RNA polymerase-binding regulatory protein, translated to MINLYVSSSSASSRKAKEWLEANGIEFKERNIGRKPLTRDEIKQLLSLTENGSEDIVSTRARMYGKIKSKIDNLTLSQLIDVLVKNQELIKRPIIFNDRIMQIGFSEEDIRAFLPRSVRKQNLELMTKKALTV
- a CDS encoding heavy metal translocating P-type ATPase, whose protein sequence is MIKLSNYTRLMGVLGVAIIASILEFILHQQMTAQILITIAGSIIALLMFIDMINTLRSGKFGVDLLAITAVIATLVVSEYWAALIVLLMLTGGDALEDYAASKANSELQTLLDQSPQTAHLIKQDTVSDVKVEQVKVGDRILVKPGEVVPVDGTIFSGSATVDESSLTGESRPIDKTVGDQIMSGSLNQDTSFKMMADKSAKDSQYQNIIKLVREAEEHPAPFVRMADRYAVPFTIVAYIIAGIAWYLSGDPVRFAEVLVVASPCPLILAAPIALVSGMSLSSRNGIIVKSGITIEQLSKAKTFAFDKTGTITKGQLTVSDIYSVNGYTDEQVLSLAASAEQQSGHILARSLVKAALGNIPEASDVTEVTAQGVQATIDGKLVKAGKSSFVSEESFETVDKTAVYVSVNGKYVGYVAFEDELRPEAKSVMDSLHDLGAKNLLMISGDKYPIAKKIANAVDIDKVYAEKLPKEKIQVLSQLDKHEKPVVMVGDGVNDAPSLATADVGIAMGAHGATAASESADAVVLKDDLSLVSKARQIADHTMGVAKNAVLIGIAICIILMLIASTGVIPAIIGALFQEVVDTVTILWALRARIDPTK